Proteins encoded by one window of Toxotes jaculatrix isolate fToxJac2 chromosome 22, fToxJac2.pri, whole genome shotgun sequence:
- the btg1 gene encoding protein BTG1 has product MHTLCARGTMKPEINAAVGFLSRFLRVKGHVNDRQVQTFSQSLQDILAEQYKHHWFPDRPCKGSGYRCIRINHKMDPLVGEAGQRIGLTIQQLYLLLPSELTLWVDPFEVSYRIGEDGSICVLYESQPNPVGMPTAATASSPSGNSGSVSPMVDSHISCKEELMVLGRTSPSKAYNMMTVSS; this is encoded by the exons ATGCATACCCTTTGTGCCCGGGGAACGATGAAGCCAGAGATAAACGCCGCCGTCGGATTTCTGTCGAGATTTCTGAGGGTAAAAGGACACGTAAACGATCGACAGGTCCAAACATTCAGCCAAAGCTTACAGGACATTTTGGCAG aGCAATATAAGCACCACTGGTTCCCAGACAGGCCCTGCAAGGGCTCAGGTTACCGCTGCATTCGCATCAACCACAAGATGGACCCACTGGTGGGGGAGGCAGGCCAGCGCATCGGCCTGACCATCCAGCAACTCTACCTGCTGTTGCCCAGTGAGCTCACACTCTGGGTGGACCCCTTCGAGGTGTCCTACCGCATCGGCGAGGACGGCTCCATCTGCGTCCTGTACGAGTCGCAGCCCAACCCCGTAGGAATGCCGACAGCCGCCACCGCGAGCTCCCCCTCAGGAAACAGCGGGTCGGTGAGCCCCATGGTGGACAGTCACATCAGCTGCAAGGAGGAACTGATGGTGCTGGGCAGAACCAGTCCCTCCAAAGCCTACAATATGATGACTGTGTCCAGTTAA